In Camelus bactrianus isolate YW-2024 breed Bactrian camel chromosome 10, ASM4877302v1, whole genome shotgun sequence, a genomic segment contains:
- the LOC105070165 gene encoding olfactory receptor 5AN6-like has product MAGGRNSTAITKFILLGFSEFPKLTIVVFSVFLGIYLMTVSWNMGLITLIRMDSHLHTPMYFFLSNLSLLDICYVSTVAPRMLLDFFKKHKSISFMGCTMQYFFFSSLGLTECCLLAAMAYDRYAAICNPLLYTAFMSPTLCVQTVVGAYITGIFGSLIQLCALLRLDFCGPNVINHFFCDLPQLLVLSCSDTFFLQVIKFVIAVVFGVASLLIIMISYGYIIATILKISSIEGRSKAFNTCASHLTAVTLFFGSGLFVYMHPSIDNSLSYDKMTSVFYTVVIPMLNPLIYSLRNKEIKDALKRCKKRMFSHCHSYLKIW; this is encoded by the coding sequence ATGGCTGGGGGAAGGAACAGCACAGCAATTACAAAGTTTATTCTCTTGGGATTCTCTGAATTTCCAAAGCTCACCATTGTAGTCTTTTCAGTATTCCTAGGGATCTACCTCATGACGGTGTCCTGGAACATGGGCCTCATCACCCTTATTAGGATGGACTCCCATTTGCACACACCTATGTACTTTTTCCTCAGTAACCTGTCTTTGCTGGACATCTGCTATGTTTCGACTGTAGCCCCCAGGATGCTCTTGGACTTCTTCAAGAAGCATAAATCAATCTCCTTTATGGGGTGCACCATGcaatacttctttttctctagcCTGGGTCTGACTGAGTGCTGTCTCCTGGCAGCCATGGCCTACGATCGCTATGCTGCCATTTGTAACCCTCTGCTCTACACAGCCTTCATGTCCCCCACCCTCTGTGTGCAGACGGTGGTTGGAGCCTATATAACTGGTATCTTTGGCTCCTTAATCCAACTGTGTGCTTTACTTCGGCTCGACTTCTGTGGACCAAATGTTATCAACCACTTCTTCTGTGACCTGCCTCAATTATTAGTCCTCTCCTGCTCTGACACCTTTTTCCTACAAGTCATAAAGTTTGTGATAGCAGTGGTTTTTGGTGTGGCATCCCTCTTAATCATCATGATATCTTACGGTTATATCATCGCCACCATCTTGAAGATCAGCTCAATTGAAGGCCGGTCCAAGGCCTTCAACACCTGTGCTTCTCACCTGACAGCAGTGACCCTTTTCTTTGGATCAGGACTCTTTGTCTATATGCACCCCAGCATTGATAATTCTCTGAGCTACGACAAGATGACATCAGTCTTCTACACTGTGGTGATCCCCATGCTGAATCCTTTGATttacagcctgagaaacaaggaAATCAAAGATGCCCTTAAGAGGTGTAAGAAGAGGATGTTTTCCCATTGTCACAGTTACTTAAAGATCTGGTAG